From a region of the Streptacidiphilus albus JL83 genome:
- a CDS encoding hydrolase → MTATTLDPKTALVLIDLQRGIAAAPTVPVPGTEVVARGVELAEAFRSHGAPVVLVRVSFAPDFSDAVPGRTETTMSGGLPEGWDLIVDELEGHPEDIRVTKRNWGAFHGTDLDTQLRRRGITQIVLGGIATSIGVESTARAAHEHGYHVTLATDAMADMNQEAHDNSLARIFPRLGESATTAEIIELLAKTRG, encoded by the coding sequence ATGACCGCCACCACGCTCGACCCCAAGACCGCTCTCGTCCTGATCGACCTCCAGCGCGGCATCGCCGCCGCACCGACCGTCCCCGTCCCCGGCACCGAGGTCGTCGCCCGCGGCGTCGAGCTCGCCGAGGCCTTCCGCTCCCACGGCGCGCCCGTGGTCCTGGTCCGGGTCAGCTTCGCCCCCGACTTCTCCGACGCCGTCCCCGGCCGTACCGAGACCACCATGTCCGGCGGCCTGCCCGAGGGCTGGGACCTGATCGTCGACGAGCTGGAGGGCCACCCGGAGGACATCCGGGTCACCAAGCGCAACTGGGGCGCCTTCCACGGCACGGACCTGGACACCCAGCTCCGCCGTCGCGGCATCACCCAGATCGTCCTGGGCGGCATCGCCACCAGCATCGGTGTCGAGTCCACCGCCCGCGCCGCCCACGAGCACGGCTACCACGTCACCCTGGCGACCGACGCCATGGCCGACATGAACCAGGAGGCCCACGACAACAGCCTCGCCCGGATCTTCCCCCGCCTCGGCGAGAGCGCCACGACGGCGGAGATCATCGAGCTGCTCGCCAAGACCCGCGGCTGA
- a CDS encoding MarR family winged helix-turn-helix transcriptional regulator produces MAENPKDIREPAARAAGELRVLIGRLRRTLKELDPIDGLTPTQLSVLSRLHNDGPASPGALAAADRVRPQSMGATLAILEEQQLIERRPDPDDGRRQVVSLTEEAVEIIRGSRRLREEWLARALQERYTEDEFQLLVQALGLLDRLIEP; encoded by the coding sequence ATGGCCGAGAACCCGAAAGACATCCGCGAACCCGCCGCCCGCGCGGCGGGGGAGCTGCGCGTGCTGATCGGGCGGCTGCGGCGGACGCTGAAGGAGCTCGACCCGATCGACGGCCTGACGCCGACCCAGCTGTCCGTGCTCAGCCGCCTCCACAACGACGGCCCGGCCTCCCCCGGGGCGCTGGCCGCCGCCGACCGGGTCCGCCCGCAGTCCATGGGCGCGACCCTGGCGATCCTGGAGGAGCAGCAGCTGATCGAGCGCCGCCCCGACCCGGACGACGGCCGCCGCCAGGTGGTCTCGCTGACCGAGGAGGCCGTCGAGATCATCCGGGGCAGCCGCCGGCTGCGCGAGGAGTGGCTCGCCCGCGCCCTCCAGGAGCGCTACACCGAGGACGAGTTCCAGCTCCTGGTGCAGGCGCTCGGCCTGCTCGACCGGCTGATCGAACCGTGA
- a CDS encoding MFS transporter — MSRTTAASTSREDSPAASGQDFDRRLTPPLVLGTLLNPINSSMIAVTLVPIGIAFGAAPSTTLWLVSALYLATAVGQPAFGRLVDRHGSRPVYLAGTALVGLAGLLGTLAPSIGMLVLARVLLGLGTCAAYPAAMSLIRSEAARTGRSTPGGILTALAVAAQASAAIGPTLGGLLVGAGGWRTVFAVNIPLSLACLVLGHLRLPRTPAGGDRQADRPPTALDVLGMVLFTGTVTAALLFLMAPSAAHWYLLLVAALLAAALAARELRTADPFIDLRMLGANRPLLLTYVRQILYSTVTYSMLYGFTQWLEQGRGLSESGSGLIMLPLSLSAIGVATLTGRRKEIRGKLVVGSSVAAVAAAMLTLLRSGSPIWLLIVVAVLSGLPQGLNGLANQNALYRQAPAERMGTASGLLRTFQYGGAMIASAAIAGVFPHRATTHGLHLLALAMLVCTGLLLAITLLDPSLRRTARRAGA; from the coding sequence GTGAGCCGGACCACCGCAGCCAGCACCAGCCGCGAGGACTCCCCCGCCGCGTCCGGTCAGGACTTCGACCGCCGGCTGACCCCGCCGCTGGTACTCGGCACACTGCTCAACCCGATCAACTCCTCGATGATCGCGGTGACGCTGGTCCCGATCGGCATAGCCTTCGGCGCCGCGCCCTCGACCACCCTGTGGCTGGTCTCCGCCCTCTACCTGGCCACCGCCGTCGGCCAGCCCGCCTTCGGGCGGCTGGTCGACCGGCACGGCTCCCGTCCGGTCTACCTGGCCGGCACCGCGCTGGTCGGCCTGGCCGGGCTGCTCGGCACCCTCGCCCCGTCCATCGGCATGCTGGTCCTGGCCCGGGTCCTGCTCGGCCTCGGCACCTGCGCCGCCTACCCGGCCGCGATGTCGCTGATCCGGAGCGAGGCCGCGCGCACCGGACGGAGCACCCCCGGCGGCATCCTCACCGCGCTGGCGGTGGCCGCCCAGGCCAGCGCCGCGATCGGCCCCACCCTCGGCGGGCTGCTGGTCGGCGCCGGTGGCTGGCGCACGGTCTTCGCGGTCAACATCCCGCTCTCGCTGGCCTGCCTGGTCCTCGGCCACCTGCGGCTCCCGCGCACCCCCGCCGGCGGCGACCGGCAGGCCGACCGGCCGCCGACGGCGCTGGACGTCCTCGGCATGGTCCTGTTCACCGGCACGGTCACCGCGGCGCTGCTGTTCCTGATGGCCCCGTCCGCCGCCCACTGGTACCTGCTGCTGGTCGCCGCCCTGCTCGCCGCCGCGCTGGCCGCGCGCGAGCTGCGGACCGCCGACCCGTTCATCGACCTGCGGATGCTCGGCGCCAACCGGCCGCTGCTGCTCACCTACGTCCGGCAGATCCTCTACTCGACCGTCACCTACTCCATGCTCTACGGCTTCACCCAGTGGCTGGAGCAGGGGCGCGGGCTGAGCGAGTCCGGCTCCGGGCTGATCATGCTGCCGCTGTCGCTCTCCGCCATCGGCGTCGCCACCCTCACCGGTCGGCGCAAGGAGATCCGCGGCAAGCTGGTCGTCGGCAGCAGTGTCGCGGCCGTGGCCGCGGCCATGCTGACGCTGCTCCGGTCGGGCTCGCCGATCTGGCTGCTGATCGTGGTGGCCGTGCTCTCCGGGTTGCCGCAGGGCCTGAACGGCCTGGCCAACCAGAACGCCCTCTACCGCCAGGCCCCGGCCGAGCGGATGGGCACGGCCTCCGGCCTGCTCCGGACCTTCCAGTACGGCGGCGCGATGATCGCCTCCGCCGCCATCGCCGGCGTCTTCCCGCACCGGGCGACCACCCACGGGCTGCATCTGCTGGCCCTGGCCATGCTGGTCTGCACCGGGCTGCTGCTGGCGATCACCCTGCTCGACCCCTCCCTCCGGCGCACCGCCCGGCGCGCCGGGGCCTGA